From the genome of Desmodus rotundus isolate HL8 chromosome 2, HLdesRot8A.1, whole genome shotgun sequence, one region includes:
- the COL8A1 gene encoding collagen alpha-1(VIII) chain isoform X2: protein MAVPPAPLQLLGVLLTISLVSIRHIQAGAYYGIKPLPQLPPQIPPQIPQYQPLGQQVPHMPLSKDGLTMGKELPHMQYGKEYPHLPQYMKEIQPMPRMGKEAAPKKGKEIPLASLRGEQGPRGEPGPRGPPGPPGLPGHGIPGIKGKPGPQGYPGIGKPGMPGMPGKPGAMGMPGAKGEIGPKGEIGPMGIPGPQGPPGPHGLPGIGKPGGPGLPGPPGAKGERGPKGPPGPPGLQGPKGEKGFGMPGLPGLKGPPGMHGPPGPVGLPGVGKPGVTGFPGPQGPLGKPGPPGEPGPQGPIGIPGVQGPPGMPGVGKPGQDGIPGQPGFPGGKGEQGLPGLPGPPGLPGIGKPGFPGPKGDKGIGGVPGALGPRGEKGPIGAPGVGGPPGEPGLPGIPGPMGPPGAIGFPGPKGEGGVVGPQGPPGPKGEPGLQGFPGKPGFLGEAGPPGIRGLPGPTGPKGEAGHKGLPGLPGAPGLLGPKGEPGIPGDQGLQGPPGIPGIAGPSGPIGPPGIPGPKGEPGLPGPPGFPGVGKPGVAGLHGPPGKPGALGPQGQPGLPGPPGPPGPPGPPAVMPPTPPPHGEYLPDMGLGIDGVKPPHAYGAKKGKHGGPAYEMPAFTAELTAPFPPVGAPVKFDKLLYNGRQNYNPQTGIFTCEVPGVYYFAYHVHCKGGNVWVALFKNNEPMMYTYDEYKKGFLDQASGSAVLLLRPGDRVFLQMPSEQAAGLYAGQYVHSSFSGYLLYPM, encoded by the exons ATGGCTGTGCCACCTGCCCCCCTGCAGCTGCTGGGAGTGCTGCTTACCATTTCCCTGGTCTCCATCAGGCACATTCAGGCCGGGGCCTACTATGGAATCAAGCCACTGCCTCAACTTCCTCCTCAGATCCCACCACAAATTCCACAATACCAGCCCCTGGGTCAGCAAGTACCTCACATGCCTTTGAGCAAAGATGGCCTTACCATGGGCAAGGAGCTGCCCCACATGCAGTATGGCAAAGAGTATCCACATCTACCCCAATATATGAAGGAAATTCAGCCGATGCCAAGAATGGGCAAGGAAGCAGCTCCCAAGAAAGGCAAAG AAATACCATTAGCCAGTTTACGAGGGGAACAGGGTCCCCGAGGAGAGCCTGGCCCAAGAGGACCACCTGGGCCCCCCGGTTTGCCAGGTCATGGGATACCTGGAATCAAAGGAAAACCAGGCCCACAGGGATATCCAGGAATTGGAAAGCCAGGTATGCCTGGAATGCCAGGAAAGCCCGGAGCCATGGGAATGCCAGGGGCAAAAGGTGAGATTGGACCCAAAGGGGAGATTGGGCCCATGGGGATCCCAGGACCGCAAGGACCTCCAGGGCCTCACGGACTTCCCGGCATTGGGAAGCCAGGTGGACCTGGGTTACCAGGGCCACCAGGTGCAAAgggtgagagaggacccaaagGACCACCAGGACCTCCGGGCCTTCAGGGTCCGAAAGGAGAGAAGGGCTTCGGGATGCCAGGTCTGCCAGGCCTGAAGGGTCCCCCAGGGATGCATGGCCCTCCTGGCCCTGTCGGACTTCCAGGAGTGGGCAAACCAGGAGTGACAGgcttccctgggccccagggccccctggGAAAGCCAGGTCCTCCAGGTGAACCTGGGCCACAAGGCCCTATTGGGATACCAGGGGTTCAAGGACCTCCTGGGATGCCTGGAGTTGGAAAACCAGGCCAAGATGGGATCCCTGGCCAGCCAGGATTTCCAGGTGGCAAAGGGGAGCAAGGACTGCCAGGGCTGCCAGGACCCCCAGGCCTTCCAGGGATTGGGAAACCAGGCTTCCCAGGACCCAAAGGCGACAAGGGCATTGGAGGTGTTCCTGGGGCTCTGGGACCAAGAGGGGAGAAAGGGCCAATAGGTGCCCCGGGAGTGGGGGGTCCCCCAGGAGAGCCAGGCCTGCCTGGAATCCCAGGTCCTATGGGCCCTCCAGGTGCCATCGGTTTTCCCGGACCCAAAGGAGAAGGTGGAGTTGTAGGGCCACAGGGGCCACCAGGTCCCAAGGGTGAGCCAGGGCTTCAAGGCTTCCCAGGAAAGCCAGGTTTCCTTGGTGAAGCAGGGCCCCCTGGCATAAGGGGTTTGCCAGGTCCCACAGGGCCCAAGGGGGAGGCTGGGCATAAAGGTTTACCAGGGCTCCCTGGTGCTCCAGGACTGCTTGGACCAAAGGGAGAACCAGGGATTCCAGGGGATCAGGGTTTACAGGGCCCCCCAGGCATCCCCGGTATTGCCGGTCCTAGTGGCCCCATTGGACCACCTGGAATTCCAGGACCCAAAGGGGAACCGGGCCTCCCGGGCCCCCCTGGGTTCCCTGGAGTAGGGAAGCCGGGAGTAGCAGGGCTTCACGGCCCTCCAGGAAAGCCTGGTGCTCTGGGTCCTCAAGGCCAGCCTGGCCTTCCAGGGCCCCCAGGCCCTCCAGGCCCCCCAGGTCCCCCAGCTGTGATGCCCCCTACGCCACCTCCCCATGGAGAGTATCTGCCAGATATGGGCCTGGGAATTGATGGAGTGAAACCCCCCCATGCCTATGGGGCTAAGAAAGGCAAGCACGGAGGGCCAGCCTATGAGATGCCTGCGTTTACCGCTGAGCTGACTGCACCTTTTCCACCTGTGGGGGCCCCGGTGAAGTTTGACAAGCTGCTCTACAACGGCAGACAGAACTACAACCCACAGACGGGCATCTTCACCTGCGAAGTCCCGGGCGTTTACTACTTTGCGTACCATGTTCACTGCAAGGGGGGCAACGTGTGGGTTGCTCTGTTCAAGAACAACGAGCCCATGATGTACACGTACGACGAGTACAAAAAGGGCTTCCTGGACCAGGCATCGGGGAGCGCAGTGCTGCTGCTCAGGCCCGGAGACCGGGTGTTCCTCCAGATGCCCTCGGAACAGGCCGCGGGACTGTATGCGGGGCAGTATGTCCACTCCTCCTTTTCAGGATATTTATTGTATcccatgtaa
- the COL8A1 gene encoding collagen alpha-1(VIII) chain isoform X1 gives MAVPPAPLQLLGVLLTISLVSIRHIQAGAYYGIKPLPQLPPQIPPQIPQYQPLGQQVPHMPLSKDGLTMGKELPHMQYGKEYPHLPQYMKEIQPMPRMGKEAAPKKGKVEIPLASLRGEQGPRGEPGPRGPPGPPGLPGHGIPGIKGKPGPQGYPGIGKPGMPGMPGKPGAMGMPGAKGEIGPKGEIGPMGIPGPQGPPGPHGLPGIGKPGGPGLPGPPGAKGERGPKGPPGPPGLQGPKGEKGFGMPGLPGLKGPPGMHGPPGPVGLPGVGKPGVTGFPGPQGPLGKPGPPGEPGPQGPIGIPGVQGPPGMPGVGKPGQDGIPGQPGFPGGKGEQGLPGLPGPPGLPGIGKPGFPGPKGDKGIGGVPGALGPRGEKGPIGAPGVGGPPGEPGLPGIPGPMGPPGAIGFPGPKGEGGVVGPQGPPGPKGEPGLQGFPGKPGFLGEAGPPGIRGLPGPTGPKGEAGHKGLPGLPGAPGLLGPKGEPGIPGDQGLQGPPGIPGIAGPSGPIGPPGIPGPKGEPGLPGPPGFPGVGKPGVAGLHGPPGKPGALGPQGQPGLPGPPGPPGPPGPPAVMPPTPPPHGEYLPDMGLGIDGVKPPHAYGAKKGKHGGPAYEMPAFTAELTAPFPPVGAPVKFDKLLYNGRQNYNPQTGIFTCEVPGVYYFAYHVHCKGGNVWVALFKNNEPMMYTYDEYKKGFLDQASGSAVLLLRPGDRVFLQMPSEQAAGLYAGQYVHSSFSGYLLYPM, from the exons ATGGCTGTGCCACCTGCCCCCCTGCAGCTGCTGGGAGTGCTGCTTACCATTTCCCTGGTCTCCATCAGGCACATTCAGGCCGGGGCCTACTATGGAATCAAGCCACTGCCTCAACTTCCTCCTCAGATCCCACCACAAATTCCACAATACCAGCCCCTGGGTCAGCAAGTACCTCACATGCCTTTGAGCAAAGATGGCCTTACCATGGGCAAGGAGCTGCCCCACATGCAGTATGGCAAAGAGTATCCACATCTACCCCAATATATGAAGGAAATTCAGCCGATGCCAAGAATGGGCAAGGAAGCAGCTCCCAAGAAAGGCAAAG tAGAAATACCATTAGCCAGTTTACGAGGGGAACAGGGTCCCCGAGGAGAGCCTGGCCCAAGAGGACCACCTGGGCCCCCCGGTTTGCCAGGTCATGGGATACCTGGAATCAAAGGAAAACCAGGCCCACAGGGATATCCAGGAATTGGAAAGCCAGGTATGCCTGGAATGCCAGGAAAGCCCGGAGCCATGGGAATGCCAGGGGCAAAAGGTGAGATTGGACCCAAAGGGGAGATTGGGCCCATGGGGATCCCAGGACCGCAAGGACCTCCAGGGCCTCACGGACTTCCCGGCATTGGGAAGCCAGGTGGACCTGGGTTACCAGGGCCACCAGGTGCAAAgggtgagagaggacccaaagGACCACCAGGACCTCCGGGCCTTCAGGGTCCGAAAGGAGAGAAGGGCTTCGGGATGCCAGGTCTGCCAGGCCTGAAGGGTCCCCCAGGGATGCATGGCCCTCCTGGCCCTGTCGGACTTCCAGGAGTGGGCAAACCAGGAGTGACAGgcttccctgggccccagggccccctggGAAAGCCAGGTCCTCCAGGTGAACCTGGGCCACAAGGCCCTATTGGGATACCAGGGGTTCAAGGACCTCCTGGGATGCCTGGAGTTGGAAAACCAGGCCAAGATGGGATCCCTGGCCAGCCAGGATTTCCAGGTGGCAAAGGGGAGCAAGGACTGCCAGGGCTGCCAGGACCCCCAGGCCTTCCAGGGATTGGGAAACCAGGCTTCCCAGGACCCAAAGGCGACAAGGGCATTGGAGGTGTTCCTGGGGCTCTGGGACCAAGAGGGGAGAAAGGGCCAATAGGTGCCCCGGGAGTGGGGGGTCCCCCAGGAGAGCCAGGCCTGCCTGGAATCCCAGGTCCTATGGGCCCTCCAGGTGCCATCGGTTTTCCCGGACCCAAAGGAGAAGGTGGAGTTGTAGGGCCACAGGGGCCACCAGGTCCCAAGGGTGAGCCAGGGCTTCAAGGCTTCCCAGGAAAGCCAGGTTTCCTTGGTGAAGCAGGGCCCCCTGGCATAAGGGGTTTGCCAGGTCCCACAGGGCCCAAGGGGGAGGCTGGGCATAAAGGTTTACCAGGGCTCCCTGGTGCTCCAGGACTGCTTGGACCAAAGGGAGAACCAGGGATTCCAGGGGATCAGGGTTTACAGGGCCCCCCAGGCATCCCCGGTATTGCCGGTCCTAGTGGCCCCATTGGACCACCTGGAATTCCAGGACCCAAAGGGGAACCGGGCCTCCCGGGCCCCCCTGGGTTCCCTGGAGTAGGGAAGCCGGGAGTAGCAGGGCTTCACGGCCCTCCAGGAAAGCCTGGTGCTCTGGGTCCTCAAGGCCAGCCTGGCCTTCCAGGGCCCCCAGGCCCTCCAGGCCCCCCAGGTCCCCCAGCTGTGATGCCCCCTACGCCACCTCCCCATGGAGAGTATCTGCCAGATATGGGCCTGGGAATTGATGGAGTGAAACCCCCCCATGCCTATGGGGCTAAGAAAGGCAAGCACGGAGGGCCAGCCTATGAGATGCCTGCGTTTACCGCTGAGCTGACTGCACCTTTTCCACCTGTGGGGGCCCCGGTGAAGTTTGACAAGCTGCTCTACAACGGCAGACAGAACTACAACCCACAGACGGGCATCTTCACCTGCGAAGTCCCGGGCGTTTACTACTTTGCGTACCATGTTCACTGCAAGGGGGGCAACGTGTGGGTTGCTCTGTTCAAGAACAACGAGCCCATGATGTACACGTACGACGAGTACAAAAAGGGCTTCCTGGACCAGGCATCGGGGAGCGCAGTGCTGCTGCTCAGGCCCGGAGACCGGGTGTTCCTCCAGATGCCCTCGGAACAGGCCGCGGGACTGTATGCGGGGCAGTATGTCCACTCCTCCTTTTCAGGATATTTATTGTATcccatgtaa